DNA from Massilia antarctica:
TGTACGGCGCGGTGCTGCTGATGTGCTCCATCGGCTTCGTGGTGCTCGACGAGGTGCTGCGCCGGCGCGGCGCGACGCATGCCGGCACCGCGCGCCCGAGCTGGATGGAGCGCAAGAACCTCGTATCGATGCTGCTGTATGCGCTCGCGATTCCGCTTGCGCTGTGGTACGCGCCAGCCGGCTCCATCGTGCACGTGGTGGTCGCCGCGATGTGGCTGCGCCCGCGCGCACTGGCTTGAACCCACGGCGCGGATGGTATCATCGCGCGCCATGAACAGCGACAGGCCGAGCTGACCGCACAGCGAACAGGACGAACAAGGTATGACACCGCACAGCATGTCCAGCACAAGGTGGCGCCTGGCCGCCATCGTGCTGGCGCTCGCGTTCAGCGGCGCCGCGCATGCGCAAGTGCGCTCGCTCGACCAGTTGGAGCACCGGCGCTGGGTCGCGGCCGACGGCGGCCCGAGCCAGGTCGGCGCCATCGCCCAGACCCGCGACGGCTACCTGTGGCTGGGCACCAATGAATCGCTGTTCCGCTTCGACGGCTTTCGCTTCGTGCGCTACGAAGCGCCCGGCCTGAACACCTTGGGCATCGTCGCTTCGCTGCTGGCCGTGGACGACGAACTGTGGGTCGGCCTGCGTTTCGGCGGCGTGCGCGTGATCGGCCCACGCGGCATGCGCGAACACCCGCCCGGCCCCAACCTGCCCGAGGGCGCCATCTACAGCCTTGCACGCGACCGCACCGGCGCGATCTGGATCGCCGCCGACGATGGCCTGGCGCGCTACAACGGCGCCGACTGGGAACTGGTGAGCGCCCGATGGCACTTCCCAGGAAAAAAAGCGCGCGCCGTGTTCGTCGACGGCGGCGGCACCGTGTGGGTCGCCAACGAAAACCGCCTGCTCTACCTGCCCAAGGGCGAACGACATTTCATCGACAGCGGCCTGGCGGTCGACTGGGTCAGCCAGATCGCGCAGGCGCCCGACGGCGCCATCTGGCTCACGGAACGCTACAGTGGCAAGATCCACCGCGTGGTGCTGCTGGACGGCCACCTGACCTACAGCTCCCTCACCACCGGCACGCCGGCCATCGGCCTGCTGTTCGACCGCAGCGGCGGCCTGTGGCTCAGCACCACCGGCAATGGGGTGCAATACGTGGCCAAGCCCACCAGCATCGGCGCCCTCGACTCGCGCGCCTCGTTTACCGCGCGCGACGGCCTCAGTTCGGACTTCATCTGGAAGATGCTGGAAGACGGCGAAGGCAACCTCTGGGTCGGCAGCAACGGTGGGCTGGACCGCTTCCCCCAGCGCGCGCTGATGCCGGCCGGTTTTCCACCCGGCTCGCTCAACTTCGCCCTCGTGGCCGGCAACGACGGCAGCCTGTGGGCCGGACCGAGCAACCGGCCGGCCATGCGCCTGATGGATGGCGCCATGGACGTGCTGGACATGCCGGCGCCGGTATCGTGCGCGATGCGCGATCTTGAAGGCACCATCTGGATGGGTGGCCCGAGCGGCATCTGGCGCTCGCGCGGCGCGCACCTGGAAAAATTCGCCGGCCTGCCGCCGGCCGCCCTGGCCGAATCGTGGGTGCGGGCGATGGCGCGCGACGCCGCTGGCGACCTGTGGGTATCGTTCAACCGCCTTGGCCTGTTCCGCCTGCACGACGGCGTGTGGATCGCCACGCCGCCGCCGTCGCCCTCGGCCAACCAGCGCATGCCGGTCACCGCGTCGGCCGACGCCAAGGGGCGGCTGTGGTTCGGCTACCGCGACAACCTGCTGGTCACGCGCGAAGGCGACGGCGAAAAACGCTGGGGCCAGGCCGACGGCATGGACATCGGCCACGTCACCGCCATCACCCATCACGGCCAGCGCACCTGGGTCGGCGGCCAGCGCGGCATCGGCTACATCGACGGCGAGCGCTATCACGCGCTGCGCCTGCCCGACAACGGCCTGTTCGCCAACATCTACGCCATCATCGTGGTGCCGCTCAAGGATGGCAGCAGCGACGATCTTTGGGTGCACTCGCGCTCGGGCATTTTCCAGCTGACCGCCGCCGAACTGGCGCGCGCCTATGCCGCTGCCGATTACCGCATCGGCTACCGCTCGTATGACCTGATGGGCGGCCTGGCCAACGACCCGTACCAGGTGCTGCCGCTGCCCACGGCGGTGCGCAGCGGCGACGGCCGGCTGTGGTTCTCGACCAGTAACGGGGTGGCCTGGATCGATCCGGAGCGTCCGCGTCCCGAACTGGCCGGGCCGACGGTGCTGATCGAATCCGTCCACGTGGATGGCGTGCGCGCGGCCAGCGGCGCCCCGGCCCTGCTTTCCGCCGGCGCGCAGCGCATCGTGATCGACTACACGGCCCTGAGCCTGTCGGCGCCCGAACGGCTGAACTTTCGCTATCGCCTGGACGGCTACGACGCCGGCTGGCAGGACGCGGGACGCCAGCGCGAGGCGGTCTACACCGGGCTCAATGCGGGCAAGTACCGCTTCCGCGTGCTGGCGCATAACCAGGATGGACTGCCAAGCAGCCGCGAAGCCGTGTTCGAGTTCAGCATCCCGCCGGCGCTGTACCGCCAGCCGCTGTTCCTGCTGCTGGCGGGCGCGCTGGCGTTTGCCGCCTTGTGGACGCTGTACCGGATCAACATGCGACGCGCCGCCGAGCGCCTGCGCGAGCGCATCGAGGAGCGCCACAGCGAACGCGAACGCATCGCACGCGACTTGCACGACACCTTGCTGCAAGGTGTGCACGGGCTGATCCTGCGCTTCCAGGCGATCGTCTACACCATCCCGGCCGGCAGCCCGGCGCGCCGCAGCCTGGAAGAAGCGCTGGACCGCGCCGACGAGGTGCTGATCGAAGGACGCGACCGGGTGCGCGACCTGCGTACCGGCGCGGTCGACCTGAGCGAGCTGCACGACGCCCTGGCGGCGCTGGGCGCGGACCTCGAACAGAAAGGCAGCACGCGCTTTGCGCTCATGGTGCGCGGGGCGCCGGCGCCACTGCGTCCGCTGGTGTGCGACGAGGTGTACCAAGTCGGGCACGAGGCGGTCGTCAACGCGTTCCGCCATGCGCGGGCGCTGCACGTGAAGGTCGACATCGAGTACGGCGCGCGCCAGTTCCAGATGACGGTCAGCGACGATGGCCTGGGTATCGCTGCGGCCTACCTGACGCCGATGGGGCGGGCCGACCACTGGGGGCTGCGCGGCATGCACGAGCGGGTCGGCCGCATCGGCGCGCTGCTCGATATCCACAGCGACCCGGCGCGCGGCAGCGAGGTACGGCTCAGCATCAAGGCGCAACTGGCCTACCGGCGCGCGCCGCGCCACCTGTTTGCCTGGCTGCGAAAAAAAATGATAAAAGGGGAAACCAATGAATCCTGAGACGACACCGATCAGGGTGCTGGTGTGCGACGACCATCCGATGATGCGCGAAGGGATCGCCGCCGTCATCGCCAGCCAGAGCGACATGTGCCTGGCCGGGGAAGCCGGCGACGGGCGCGAGGCGGTGGCACAGTACCGCGCGCTGCAGCCGGACGTGGCGCTGATCGACATCCAGATGCCGGACATGAACGGCATCGAAGCGATCCAGGCGATCCGCGCCGAATTCGCGCAGGCGCGCATCGCGGTGCTGACCACCTATCGGGGCGACGCGCGCGCGCTGCAGGCGATCCGTTCGGGCGCCCAGGCCTATCTGCTGAAAAGCGCACTGCGCAAGGAGCTGACCGAGGCGATCCGCGCGCTGGCCGCCGGCAAGCGCTATTTTCCGGCGGAGATCGCGGCCGAACTGGCCAACCACCTCGGCCAGGAATGCCTGACCCCGCGCGAAGTGCAGGTGCTGCAGCTGATTGCGCGGGGCCACAGCAACAAGCAGGTGGCGGGCGAACTGGCGCTGTCGGAAGATACCGTCAAGGGGCACCTGCGCAACATCATGGACAAGCTGGGCGCGAACAACCGCACGCACGCGGTGACAATCGGGATCGAGCGCGGGTTCATCGGCCTGTAATGGTTCGGGGACGCCGCAACGCACCAACACTTTTGGGGGGGTAGGCACTCACCTGAGTGGCCCTGTTCGCCCAGGCTGGCTTCACGCATCATCGTCGCTGACGGAGCATCGTCATGCCACCCTGGAGCGACCCATGCAAGCGACCCTGATTTCCACTTTCCCGAAGGCCCCGCCGGTGCGCCGCTTCCATGCGGCGCGCTGTGCCACCTCCCCCGAGCAGAATAAAGGCGCCCTGGCGCCCTGGCAGGTACGCCAGCTGACCGCGCATATCGACGCCAACCTGTGCGCCACGCTGCGCACCACCCACCTTGCCGCCACCGTGGGGCTGAGCGTGAGCCACTTTTCGCGCGCCTTCAAGAACGCGGTCGGCGTGCCGGCCCGTGTTTACGTGCTGCGCAGGCGCGTGGCCGCAGCCTGCGCAGCCATGCTGGCCAGCGAAGAAGCGCTCACCGACATCGCGCACGCGCACGGCTTTTGCGACCAGTCCCATTTCACGCGCGCCTTCCAGATGCAGTTCGGGATGGGGCCGCAGGCGTGGCGCCGCAGCCAGCGCTAATGTGCGGGCAGCGCGCGCCGGTACGCCGCCGGCGTCGCCCCGAACTCGCGCGTGAACAGCTTGATGAACGCGCTCGCGCTGGCATAACCGAGATCCATGGCGACCGTGGTCACCGGCTTGTCCGCGGCCAGCATTTCGAGCGCCCGCATCAGGCGCGCGCGCTGGCGCCAGGCGACGAACCCAAACCCGGTTTCAGCGGCGAAGCGGCGCGTGAGTGTACGCGAACTCACGGCAGCCCACTGTGCCCACTGTTCCAGGTCGCGCTCGTCGGCCGGGTCGTCGATCAGCGCGCGCGCCACCCTTTGCATGCGCGGATCGCGCGGCAGCGGCAGTCCGAACGGCGCCGGCGGTGCGTGCCGGATCTCGTCGAGGATCACCTGGGCGATGCGCTCGCGCTGCGCGTCGAGCGGTTCCAGCGCCCACGTGGCGGCACGCAGCACCGCTTCGCGCAGCAGACCCGAGGTGCGGATCGTGCAAGGCCGCTGCGGCAGCCCGGCGCATGCCGGCTCGGCGACGTAGGCACTCCAGCCGGCGAACGGTCCGTGCGAGCGCACCGCATGGAAGTGATGCGGCGGCAGCCACACCGCGTGAATCGCCGGCACGATCCACTGGCCATCCTCCACGCCCACCGATAACAGGCCGCGCAAGGATCCCATTAACTGCCCGCGCGCGTGCCGGTGGCCGGAAGAAGCACGTTCGCTATCCTGGCTGCCCGCTGCCACGATGACCACGGGTCCTTCGGAGGTATTGATGGCGGCGGGATCGAGACTCAGGTCGGACATGGCGGATTCGCGTTATTAGTTGGCCGATATAGTGTACAGCGGACAAGCGGATTTGCTTATGCTGCGGTTTTTATCCACGTGGAGACGCCATGCACGCACAAGATATCCTGCCAGACGATGTGAATGAAGCCAGCTTCCAGGGCCTGACGATACGCAAGGGTACGGTCGCGGCCTTTCTTGCCAATGCGCGCGCCTTCGCCGATCCGGCGCTGGCAGATGCCGCGCGCGCCGCCGTGCAGGCCGACATCGAAGAGGCACTGCCGGCGCTGCGCGCGCTGGGCGTATTCGATGTGTTCGAGATCCGGCACGCATCCCTGCGCGCCTTGATCGAAAAGCGCGAACCGGCCGCCCAACCGGACCTCGATGCGCTGTACGCCGCGCCGTCGGAACGGATCCAGAAAGCGGTGCTGGACCGGCTGGTGCCGGTGCACGAAGACTATCTCGGGGCGGCCACGTTTTTCGCGCTGGCGACCGGCCGCGCGCAGGGACTGGACGTGTCGCCGCGCGGCGGCCCGCCGGGCTTCGTGAAGGTGATCGATGCGCGCACCCTGGCGTTTGCCGACTGGCCGGGGAACAACCGCATCGAATCGATGCGCAACCTGGCCGACGACGAGCGCGCCGCCATGCTGTTCCTGTTCCCGGGCCTGGAAGTATTCATGCGCATCAACGGCCGCGCGCGCGTAAGCACCGACGCCGGCCTGCTCGCAACCTTGGCCGAGGGCGAACGTTTGCCGAAAGCGGCCATCGTGGTGGCGATCGACGAAGTGCTGATGCATTGCGGTAAAGCGGTCAACCGCGCGCGCCTGTGGCGCGAGGAATCGCGCCTGGACCGCGCCGGGCTGCCGACGGTGGGCCAGATGCTGGTGTCGATGGCGATGATCGGCGAGGCCGATGTCGCCCAGGCCAATGCCCATTACGAGCACGCGGTACGCAACGATCTGTATTGAGCGCCCCTGTCGGTCGCCGCTGGTATGCCGCAGGGTTTGACACCGGGCCAATGGCTGGCGTGCGCAAGCGACAGGCGCATGCCCCGTTCGATCCATCTCGCGCTCGCTGTGGTAGGGGATTGCGTGCGAACCGCAGCAAGAGGCAAGAAAATTTTGGCGTAAACACGACAGAACCGCGCGGAAACTGAGATTACGCTGCGCGGGTTTTGACAATATGCCAAATGTACAAGATACTCAACTTCAGTGGAAGCGTTTCCACGAACATCGTTATGGCGGTAAGCATCGGCTGGAAGTGGTTGTCGCCCGCACGTAGTATCCCCAACTATAAATTCGGAGACTTTCAACATGAAGATGAAGAAGATTAACGTCCTGCTGGCATCATTATTGACTGCCGGCACCATAGCCGGTTGTGGCGATAACACGGCGCGCGAGAGCGTCGACGGCGGAAAAGCCCCCGTCTTGCTGGCGCAGACAGGGACGGCAGGAGGTTCCAGCGGCAACAGCGCCGCGATCTGCATACTCCAGGCTGAAAATTATTCCAACGCGTTTGACACCACTGCTGGCAATACAGGTAACCAATACCGCACCGACAACGTCGATATTGAAGCCACTGCCGATGCTGGCGGAGGTTTTGACGTTGGCTGGACTGCCAACGGCGAATGGCTGGCACACAACAACGTCACCTTCCCTACCACCGGCGCCTATACCCTTGCATACCGCGTTGCAGCCCCTTCCGCCGGCGGCGTGATTTCGGCCGACCTCAACGGAGGCACTATCCGGCTGGGCAACACGTCGGTTCCCGCAACGGGCGGCTGGCAGAACTGGACCACGGTGCAGCGCACGATTAACGTCAATGCCGGTACGTACAACCTCGGTACCTTCGTCAGCAGCGCGGGCTTCAACCTGAACTGGATCAGTATCGCCGGCGCGAGCTGCGGCACGCCGCCGCCCGACGGCTGGACCCTGGCCTGGGCGGACGAGTTCAACGGCACTTCGTTGGACAACTCGAAGTGGAACATCGAGGTCAACGGGGACGGTGGCGGCAACAACGAGCTGCAGTACTACACCGCGCGTCCGGAGAATATTCGCGTCACCGGCGGCGAACTGGTGATCGAAGCGCGCAAGGAAGCCTATATGGGCAAGCAGTACACCTCGGGCCGCATTACCACCCAGAACAAGGTCAGCTGGCAGTACGGCCGCATCGAAGCCCGCATGAAAATCCCGACCGGCAAGGGTACGTGGCCGGCCTTCTGGATGCTGGGTAACTCCATCAGCAGTGCGGGCTGGCCCGCAAGCGGTGAAATTGACATCATGGAGCACATCAATTCCGAAGCGGTTAACCATGGCACCATCCACTGGTCGGATCAGAACAACAACTATGCCAATTATGGCGGCCCATCGGGCAACCTGGACTTCTCGCAGTACCACGTGTATGCCGTGGAGTGGGATGCCTCGGCGATCCGCTGGTATGTGGACGGTAACAAGTTCCATGAAGTGAATATCGCCGGCGGCATCAACGGCACCTCGGAGTTCCATGCACCGTTCTTCCTCCTGTTCAACCTGGCCGTCGGCGGCAACTGGCCTGGCAGTCCGGATGGATCGACCGCGTTCCCGAACAAGATGCAGGTTGACTACGTTCGCGTCTATCGCAAGTAATCCGGATCTGGAGAGGAAGCATTTTTCTCTCCATCTGTTCACCCTTCACAGCGCCCCGACAAGGGGCGCTGTTATCTTGGGGCGCGGCTTCGTCGGCAAGGACAGCGGCGCGCTCTTCGCGGCAAGGTCGCGTGACCGGGCTGCCGCGTCAGGCTGGTGGAAACCCTGATCGGCTGCCACGAGCGGCTTCGCAGAAATCGTCGTATTCGAGCGAGATGCCTATGGCGACGGCAAACACTGTTTCCGCTCCCCATTTGCAGCGATCATCGCCGGGCACGGATGCGGTTGACATGACTGACATGCCTGCCTATACTCGATTCACCCCTTTGTGAGGAGGCTATCGTGTCCGCCACCACCAAAAACAAGCCGGGAAGCGCACCGCGTCATTCCGCATCGGAACTGTTCGATCAGCTCGGGATCTTGTTCAACAAGCCCACCGCACTCACTTCTCCCGACAATTTTGCGCGAGAGCTTGAAAAGCCTTTCAGCGCTTTGTATGCGATCCCGCGGCATGAACTCGACGCGGTACAAACGGTGCTCCAGGCGCTGTTGTCGCAAATTGACACGCTCATTCCCGTCGTGGCCCGTCGCGCACTAGATAAGGCCGCTGCCTTGCACCTGCCAAACCGTTCACCCGGTATGGCCACGGGTGGCGGAACGCATTCCCCCGATGAACACGCCAGCAAGCTGGTGGGATCTGCTCCGGATGACATTGCCGCGCTGGAGGAGGACATGACAGTGCGTGCCATTCTGGACGAGGTCCGGCGCCGCAAAGCAAGGCCCATGTCCACCAGAGAATCCGTCCGGGAAGGCGCGGGATTGATGACCTCCATGCGCGCCACATCGGCTGCGACCTTACGCGAGCGCATCGACAAAAGAGAACTCATCACCTCGAGCGAGATGCAGGAAAAATTAGGCATTCGGCGCCAAT
Protein-coding regions in this window:
- a CDS encoding MSMEG_1061 family FMN-dependent PPOX-type flavoprotein, encoding MIEKREPAAQPDLDALYAAPSERIQKAVLDRLVPVHEDYLGAATFFALATGRAQGLDVSPRGGPPGFVKVIDARTLAFADWPGNNRIESMRNLADDERAAMLFLFPGLEVFMRINGRARVSTDAGLLATLAEGERLPKAAIVVAIDEVLMHCGKAVNRARLWREESRLDRAGLPTVGQMLVSMAMIGEADVAQANAHYEHAVRNDLY
- a CDS encoding carbohydrate-binding protein, whose product is MKMKKINVLLASLLTAGTIAGCGDNTARESVDGGKAPVLLAQTGTAGGSSGNSAAICILQAENYSNAFDTTAGNTGNQYRTDNVDIEATADAGGGFDVGWTANGEWLAHNNVTFPTTGAYTLAYRVAAPSAGGVISADLNGGTIRLGNTSVPATGGWQNWTTVQRTINVNAGTYNLGTFVSSAGFNLNWISIAGASCGTPPPDGWTLAWADEFNGTSLDNSKWNIEVNGDGGGNNELQYYTARPENIRVTGGELVIEARKEAYMGKQYTSGRITTQNKVSWQYGRIEARMKIPTGKGTWPAFWMLGNSISSAGWPASGEIDIMEHINSEAVNHGTIHWSDQNNNYANYGGPSGNLDFSQYHVYAVEWDASAIRWYVDGNKFHEVNIAGGINGTSEFHAPFFLLFNLAVGGNWPGSPDGSTAFPNKMQVDYVRVYRK
- a CDS encoding response regulator; this translates as MNPETTPIRVLVCDDHPMMREGIAAVIASQSDMCLAGEAGDGREAVAQYRALQPDVALIDIQMPDMNGIEAIQAIRAEFAQARIAVLTTYRGDARALQAIRSGAQAYLLKSALRKELTEAIRALAAGKRYFPAEIAAELANHLGQECLTPREVQVLQLIARGHSNKQVAGELALSEDTVKGHLRNIMDKLGANNRTHAVTIGIERGFIGL
- a CDS encoding AraC family transcriptional regulator; translated protein: MSDLSLDPAAINTSEGPVVIVAAGSQDSERASSGHRHARGQLMGSLRGLLSVGVEDGQWIVPAIHAVWLPPHHFHAVRSHGPFAGWSAYVAEPACAGLPQRPCTIRTSGLLREAVLRAATWALEPLDAQRERIAQVILDEIRHAPPAPFGLPLPRDPRMQRVARALIDDPADERDLEQWAQWAAVSSRTLTRRFAAETGFGFVAWRQRARLMRALEMLAADKPVTTVAMDLGYASASAFIKLFTREFGATPAAYRRALPAH
- a CDS encoding sensor histidine kinase; protein product: MTPHSMSSTRWRLAAIVLALAFSGAAHAQVRSLDQLEHRRWVAADGGPSQVGAIAQTRDGYLWLGTNESLFRFDGFRFVRYEAPGLNTLGIVASLLAVDDELWVGLRFGGVRVIGPRGMREHPPGPNLPEGAIYSLARDRTGAIWIAADDGLARYNGADWELVSARWHFPGKKARAVFVDGGGTVWVANENRLLYLPKGERHFIDSGLAVDWVSQIAQAPDGAIWLTERYSGKIHRVVLLDGHLTYSSLTTGTPAIGLLFDRSGGLWLSTTGNGVQYVAKPTSIGALDSRASFTARDGLSSDFIWKMLEDGEGNLWVGSNGGLDRFPQRALMPAGFPPGSLNFALVAGNDGSLWAGPSNRPAMRLMDGAMDVLDMPAPVSCAMRDLEGTIWMGGPSGIWRSRGAHLEKFAGLPPAALAESWVRAMARDAAGDLWVSFNRLGLFRLHDGVWIATPPPSPSANQRMPVTASADAKGRLWFGYRDNLLVTREGDGEKRWGQADGMDIGHVTAITHHGQRTWVGGQRGIGYIDGERYHALRLPDNGLFANIYAIIVVPLKDGSSDDLWVHSRSGIFQLTAAELARAYAAADYRIGYRSYDLMGGLANDPYQVLPLPTAVRSGDGRLWFSTSNGVAWIDPERPRPELAGPTVLIESVHVDGVRAASGAPALLSAGAQRIVIDYTALSLSAPERLNFRYRLDGYDAGWQDAGRQREAVYTGLNAGKYRFRVLAHNQDGLPSSREAVFEFSIPPALYRQPLFLLLAGALAFAALWTLYRINMRRAAERLRERIEERHSERERIARDLHDTLLQGVHGLILRFQAIVYTIPAGSPARRSLEEALDRADEVLIEGRDRVRDLRTGAVDLSELHDALAALGADLEQKGSTRFALMVRGAPAPLRPLVCDEVYQVGHEAVVNAFRHARALHVKVDIEYGARQFQMTVSDDGLGIAAAYLTPMGRADHWGLRGMHERVGRIGALLDIHSDPARGSEVRLSIKAQLAYRRAPRHLFAWLRKKMIKGETNES
- a CDS encoding helix-turn-helix domain-containing protein, producing MQATLISTFPKAPPVRRFHAARCATSPEQNKGALAPWQVRQLTAHIDANLCATLRTTHLAATVGLSVSHFSRAFKNAVGVPARVYVLRRRVAAACAAMLASEEALTDIAHAHGFCDQSHFTRAFQMQFGMGPQAWRRSQR